The DNA region TAACTTCTGTGAAGGATTGATTCACTTTTTGAgcttcaaagtcagaagttTGGCCTTGATCTCTGTTTTTTACCATTTATAAAGCTTTGAAGAGGAAGGATATTTACTAAAACAACTTCAAATGTGCTCATCTGAAAGATTACCTAAGCAGATGATGgatctcggattgcttgaggttaagatatttggctggagtatcgctttaatTGGCGAATGTGTTTGGACCATGAAAGAAATTTGCGGTTTCTTTCATTTTTGTAGTGCAAATTGTTGGTGGTATAATGCAATGTTGGTTAAGAAGCAATCTTACATGTCTTTTTCAATTTTGCATTTTAGTCCAACTCATTCCCATAACCGTTTTTCCCATTTCAGGTCTGCTATTCACGGAAGAGGTCTTTTCTGCAAGCGAAACATCGAGGCCGGAGAAATGGTCATCGAGTATTCAGGCATCGTCGTCCGATCGGTTCTTACAGATAAGCGCGAGAAGTATTACGACGGAAAGGTAAGTTCCGATAAACGCCGCGATAATCATCTCAAAGGACTCAATTCATCATCTTACCACCTTTCTGTTATGTTACTCTAATCAGGGCATCGGATGTTATATGTTCCGCATTGACGACTTTGACGTGGTGGACGCCACCATGCACGGCAATGCGGCGCGCTTCATCAACCACTCCTGCGAGCCTAACTGTTACTCCCGGGTCATCAACGTCGAGGGTCAAAAGCACATTGTCATCTTCGCCCTGCGCAAGATCTACCGCGGTGAGGAGCTTACCTACGACTACAAGTTCCCAATAGAAGATGCCAGCAACAAACTCGGCTGCAATTGTGGTGCCAAGCGCTGTAGGCGCTTCTTAAACTGAGCATTGACGGAGGTCTAAGTAGGCGATTTCTTCTGGGAAAAATAACAAGAGTCATTGCATTCATTCGAAGTTCATCAGTTTTGTGTTACTGAGAAATGGAAGACCAACTTTTCTGAGGAGAAAATTTTAAAAACGCTCCACCCTGTTTTCATTATATTCCAGTAATTTGACATAATACGGTGTGCAGAAATGTTGTCAGGCCTTCAAATAAGTTCATGCCGTCAGGCCTTCAAAGAAGATCATGCTGTGAGCTGCATCCTTTGCGGTAATGCGACATCTGAAGAGTTACTGTTTAAGAAACTGAGCTTCTTGAAGTCACCTTCTTGAGTCTTGTTTTTAGCCCGCTGTCAAGCAGATCTAGATTAAGGAAATGACATCTGTCACTACTTCCCCTTCAGCCCACTATAAAGCGCTGTAATATCAAGTTCTCAACAAAAACGCCTCTGTGCATGTGGAAAATTGTGTAGTGAGGAGCCCATAACGCATCACAACAGTGACGACACTCTGTAAAAACATTCATGTTAGTAATGAATGATATAGACGTATAATTCAGAATTGTGCTTTCATACCAGATCACACAACAGGTTGAGATGGGACGACTCAGGACGACACTGTAGAACCGGTCGGTTCATTCCTCGCGCGTGGCAAGGCGGTACTTGATGCGTTTCGTTGCATTTCATTTAACACATCTTGAAAACATCGAATGTCTTGGGCGTGATCGTTTTCTggctaatttttattattatttatttttcttcatcTTTACAGGAAGCTGACTTCGTTTTTCCGCCAAAAGCTTGTTCTGTTTTTTTTGGGCTTATGCTGTATCGTAATACTCTCTCTAGGTGGTTTTATCCTCCTACTCCACTTGAAAGCCTTATGGTGCTATGCTTATAGTCCTGAATAAGAGGAAAAACGTAGTTTTCTTGTCGTGTTAGAGAACTGGTAAACATAATGGCAAACAAAACTAACATTCTTTGTAGTAAACGCGTGCACGTGTGTTCGTAGTAGTTTCACCCTACACCAACGACAACGTTTTGGCACGTTTGCGATTCGTACTTCTTGGTATTTAATTTTCTTTCAAAACAAGAAGAAAATCATGCCTGGaaagtatataaatatatttttcttgttATCGTGTAGTAGGACACTACTTAAGCTCATTAAACGCATCCTCAAAGCATCCAAGCTTTGAAGGTGTGATGTCATCGTGGATTCTTCctgcaataaaagaaaaacgtttttttttttttttgccacaGTTGCACATACGACTGGAGCTGTACGTTTATCGAGTGTCTTACAGCGATAGGACCTCGGAGGCGATGTATACTGGTGACTTTAAAAATGTCATGACTGCATTATATTGTTCAGCagaaatatatctatatatatttatagaagagtTATTGAAACGATTTTCAGCAGATCAGTGACCCGGCGCTAGAGTTGGTTCTTTACATAGGCCGGTGCCGTTGTTTATCTTAGAGTATAAAAGATGTAGGCTTGTTCTATTTATTCCCGTTTGTCTGTGCTTTGTATGTGACCAAGGTCTTATCGGAAAGTTTCTTCAGggtgtttattattttttttaaacgtttcCCTTCTTTCTTTAACTTGAACGTTGAGGACGAGTTCTTGCAATGTGGCCTTTTAAAGAGgtgatgttgtatttttttaaacgatCTTagttgtagattttatttgacCCCCATCGCGATGTCGTCTCCTGCTTATTTTGTTGTTCCTGGGGGATTTCCATCGGAGAGCAAACATTTGAGATTTTAATCAACCCTCCCCTGACTTGCAAGGATTCTACCTCAAGCTGTTCAACTAACGTCAACTAATGCAAATCTAATGAGAATAGAGCGTTGCGTGGTCTGTGCTGTCATGCAGAGATGGATGTGTGCAATGAAGGATGCAATGCACTCGTCAGCTCCTCGTGTGATGATGCGTCTCTCAGAGCTTATTGAGAAAAATCTGTCTGTTCCTGtgtaggttattttaaaaaaaacattgttgaaaGACTTAAAAATGAGTAAATGTCTTTGCTACCTTGTACAAATGAACCCTAAGTTTGTAAATAGTTGTATACATATTTCTAAACCTGTTTAATTTTTCTatgcacttttttatttataatgttttttgcTTAATAAAGATGTAAAATGTTTGAACAAACATTAGGGTTGATCTTGATATTTGCTCTCAACACAAGTCGATTGTGTAACATTCACAAACCAAAGAAAGTACGCAAAGAAAGCAGCTTTTACGGGATTTGTATATTTGTTAGGATTCTCGCAGGATGTTGTGTCACTGCCTAGTCATTTAAAGAGACTTACTGTTGTGTCTGTGTtatgtctgcagaacctgtaaatgtcaATCCTTCAAATGAGTCAAAATGAGTATTCGTTACTTACGCTTTCGCTTCTGAGTGACATTTATCTTTTCACAAGAAGACATGCACATGTGGACAAAACTGTAACTAACCGGTTAAAAGTTAAGGCCGGATTTCCCTTTAGCTGGATTTCCCTTTAGCCATCCacacactcttaaaacgaatatGTTAAAagaacacatcttgtgtctaacacatctctgtgttatttttggaacaacacactttgtgttgttttaacacatcttgtgttgtcccttctATTTATATGAACTGAAAAATCAACACGAAATGACAcgtaatgtgttaaaaaaacacatgtgttaaatagtttaacacaaagaaatttgttaaaattaacacacccAGGACTGTtaagatgtgttattttaacacattcgttttaagagtgaAACCTTTCCCCTGATAAAAGAATAATCGGAGTAAGACTGCAAGTAAACACAGTCGTTGTTTGGATATTTTAAAGGATTACCAAACGAGGCTTAAGGGTCTTAGCAAGGGAAACGATAAGTCATTTtcgacaaaataaaaaataagcatttttaaacCATATCTTCTCGTCTTGCATTAGCCGTGTGTTGCGACAGCGCAACCAAATGTATCGAGTAAGCACGTCAATAGATCACGCATGATGTATGCAAAACTACTACTCCAGTGTGGAGAATTAGGACAGTTCTAACGTTGTATGTGAAATGATACTaatgaatgtctttgtgtcagtttattgttgaaAATGAtctgcaagtgtgcgtttcacatatgtgacctttcgacgtgatgCTGGCGCTTCACGCGGCTAGGGCAAGATTAGAAGTTTTTCTTGACGAAAATGATTAGATAatacccttatgcctcatttgggatcggttagagccctttgaagctgcattaaaggagcatttcacctgtaaaaacattcatctttattgaaagggtgtcatatttgtagtggaaatgtaacatacatttagaatttggtgcctatttgaccaagaaaaggggtgtttgtagtctcaccccctcaacaaagatattggacttcattttgcatcattgaaagaaggaagtgtaacactgaaatctgtatttctcctgtctcagcggaaactgaggaaatgatgcacgatcattcaaaaacatgactggggttctaacttatagtccggaaaatacggtatatACTTGGTGTGTAAGTATTTAATTATTAGATAATGATTGTTTCAACTTAGAAAAGTAAGTGTTCTTTCGTGCTTAATATTTATTAGTTTAATTAACTAAACACAAAGTTTAAGTAAAAGCTTTTTTATAGTGAGCTAATATTAAGTATATTTAGTTACCCAATATTTTGTGGGgggttatttaataaaatactgAATGTGGAATGCAGTATaaaatgttatgcaaaaaaataagattAATTCAATGTGTAGTGTTAAACACAGTTtgtattacactgtaaaaagttggttAAACTTAAATAAGTAGTCAACTTTAAAGATAGGGCCTATTGACTTATTTTTTTCccactataaaaagtcaatggaccccatctttaaagtggactactcctttaagaagTTAATTTAACTGGTAACACCTACAAAATGTAAGTTTATGcaacttaaaaataaacttgatcaattttctatttttacagtgtattcgcAAAACTTtctataaacaaaatgaaaacaacTGCACTTTGATTTCAGCATGTGGTTTCAGATAGGATAATCCCAAATGTGTTTCAGATCAAGATATTTTGCTGTTGACCAAGCATTCTTCATATGCTTCATGTTCTCTTCATCATCTTTTAATACTAGCATTGATTATACAAAAAGCTTtatacattgttttttttccaaTTATACTACAATAGCAGGAAGCTTTGTTAAAATCTCCACTGCATCATTGCGACCAATAGCGGTCAACAGTTTAGCAAAATCAGCGACAGTCCATTCCGGGTTTTTGGCGACGACCCCCTCCAGGACGGCGACGAGAGGGCTTTTGTGGTCCTTCATTAAGTAAGCATAATTGATCCAGGCGAATGAAAATGAGCATTGGGCAGCAAGGTGACGTGTGTTTTTTGCACCAGTTATGTCTGGGTCCAATAACAAAACAAGTTCCTCGAGAACATCCAGGTTGTTTAGCACTGTATTCAAAGGTGCATTCTGGATCTCAGGAGCTAGATGAATAGGAAAAATAACATTTGGTACAGTATAAGTTGCACTTTATTCTTGGGTTTTGTGTAGTTGGCTTATGTTAACTCACCTAACAGTTTACTTGAAGAGCCAGTCACAGGCTGTGACCAGTCCGTATTTTTGTTCTCATAGATTGGCGTGTATATAACATTTTGAGGAAAGTTTTCATATGGCAGGATTTCCCTTATCTCTCCATTGGAGTTCTGTTCTTTTGAAGAATGAAACATCCTGTTATTCCAACATTTTCATTGGAATACGTACAGTACTGCTAACTAAATCATACAATTTAAACCCTTTAAATTtgagttttaaaacatttctttcttttttttttatatgcattGTTTGAAAAAAAGACTCAAATAAATCAAATTCACCACAGACAAACATTCATCAAACCAATATTGTCACGATCCTGGATTCTTTGTTCCCACATGTTTTGTGTGGAAGCATAAAGCCATTGTTCACTTTCAGTGTGCGTGTGTTTCCTTGTCTTGTTTCCTGACCCCGACCTCTTGCTCCTCATTAATCACCTTGTtattgtttaattaattcatGACATCTGTTCCCCCCCTACCCTACGCTACCCTGTAGTCTGTCTGCTTATTGCCTTGTTCACCCCcttgtgggttttgttttctgtttttgtttaataaaccTGTTTTAGTGTCCACTTGTGTCTGCAATCGAGTTCTGTCTCATTACAAACCTTTCAGGAAACAAGACAAGGAAACACACAGCACCCTAAAAGTGAAGAATGGATGCTTCCACACAAAACATGTGGGACTGTCGCAATCCTGACACTAGACTATAAAAACCATAAAAAAATCAAGGATCGTGACAAATATTTATAGTAACATGTCAGCCCCTTAAATTTTCCTTGGGAATAGATTTGTTTAGTAACCAACCTCGGTTTGAACGTCTGGTCCTCCTCCTTAGGATAAACAACATACAGAGCAAAGTAAGGACAGACAAAAGCCCTACACATACAAACAACGCTGCAAAGAAATACAAGAAGATAAAGATCAACAAAAATCAAATGGAACAAATGACACTGAGAAATAATATattgaatttgattattttgtgtgtatgtgaaatGAATACAAGCAATAGAATCTGGATGTCTGCATGTACATAATAAACTGTTGTAGAGAATCAGAAAGAGATTAGAATATTGAAATGCAAAACAATACCTGTCTCATTAATGACACGAGGGGGGGTAAGAGTGGTGCTTGGTTCAGTGAAGGAGACATGCGTGCTATTGTTTCTACTCGtagtctaaaaaaaaaaaagtttacactATAACAAATATCTTGAGAAATGAACATAAGAGTTTAATTTCTGGCTTAAAGAGATGAAAATGAAacttatgtcatcatttacttaccctcatgttgacataaattattttttatacaggttgaaatttttgataaatgatgacaagcacacagctgatggaaaccattgacttccatattaagataaacaaatactatggaagtattGCTAAATGATATTGAAGATATTTTGGTAAAATTGACAGGCATAGAGTTGACGGTTCACATTGAATTAttccatatttgtttttcctcctatggaagtcagtggtttccaccagctgtgtgcttatcatcatttatcaaagaGCCCTTTTACAACTTCATGCgatttctctgatcggatagctcATTAAAAGACCAAATGCAAATGCCCTATGAAACGTTTTCCATGTGAATTTAAATCAGATCGCTAAAACTACTTCAGGGGGTGGTCTGGGGGATGTATTTCAGATGAAACTTGATATGTTTAAATACACGCTTCTCCCACCAGGGAGAGAGGCAAACAATGACGACACGCTCGTTGCTTTATGGAGTGACGACAGTTGGAAAAAAACTTtctagaaccaataaaattgtCCAATGACAGAATTGATTATcttaaagaaataaaactttcaaAGAGCGTTTTGTTAAGCGCTTTCCCCCTGTCGTGGACCTTTAAATCATCGCGCCGTCGCACTCTCGTGCGGCTCTGTACTGCGCGCTCCAGCTCTTGGGCTTGCCCGACAGTAGCATAATAACAGTAACCTAATTCGTGCCTTTTTTTAAGGCGGATAAATGAAGAGTGCTATTGCATTTTGCGCGGGAATAAAAGATTTAATTGATATCCGTTCAGCAAAGACCCATTTATTGTGGCCGAATGTAAATGGAAAAGTTTAAGAGACCTTCAGACAGACCTAGAAcagacataagggtgagtaaattaagacagaattttcattttgggatGAACTATTCCTTTTATGTAGACATAAAAGAATTCTGGCTGGCCAAAGGATTAAACCTTGGAACAAACATCTGATGGTATTTAAGCTAGGAAAAAGTTTAAACTTTTACTGTTATCACGGTGGTTGTCACTGTGGTTGTCACTGGTCGAACAGCGCAACGTCCATCTTTAACAACCtccctttaaaaaaagacaaacattaCAGAATAACTACAACAGGAAAAGGCAAGCAGAACTTTTTTGAATGctacactctttaaaataaaggtcATGCTAAAGATCCTTTACATCAGTGACATGGAAGAACCTATATTTGGTTCCTAAAAATTAAAAACGTTTGTTTCTTACctttatatagtttaaaatgtaaaactaaGAGGAACCATATAGCCATATGAAACTACATTTAAACCATACCTGTCCTGATTGCCTATCAAACTTTAGAAACTTAAAACTTTCCCTGTTGAATAAAAAATAGCATATTCTAATGCTTCCCATTGCAAATCCCACCATAAACCATCAGctgtttaccattaaaaccatttACAGTACCATGGTTTGGACTTTCCAGTAATGGTTCCTATCAGCCAGATAGCATATGGCACGATCAGCAGAGACCAATAGAAAACCCACATTCCCCATTATAACCATTAAATCCGTTTGAATATCTGTAGTTtctattgtgtttttttttcagcaggatTATTCGTCAATAcgattaataaaaacaaaacccacCATTCTTGGCAACAGACGGCATTGGATTCGGAATTGCAGGGAGACAAAGTCTCATATGAGCACTGGGTACATTGTTGGCATTTTTCAAACGATCCATCGTTAAATGTTCCTTTTCTGCAGTTTTGGTATATATAATCAACTTGGTTACCATGATCGTCCTGTCCGCAATTTGAAGTGAATTCTAAACCTACAGCAAAATTTAAAACAACCAcaattatttagttttacagtcaAAACAGCAAATGATTGAATTTTATGAGAAAGAAAGCTTACCctttttactttcatatttaTGTTTGCATGGTTCACATGTATGCTCCGTAAGATCAAAGTACGTCCCATCTACACAAATGTCCGAAGTCATTGACACAGCTGGACGCGTGCTTGCCCTGGTATAAACTTATGTGCACTCACTGTGTAGGCTACAAGCCGTTTAAGTTGAAAGGGAGGAGTTTTATAGCGGTGTAACAAAACACAATAACTTGAAATCACATTAATCGTAAACAAAATACGTTATACGAATGCGAGCTTAAAAGAAAAGGAACAAGCGACAGGATTTTACCTCTTATTTGCACGACGCACACATTCATCTTTTCATGTCACCGTGCGCTCAGTTTATGGTtatgtgtgttcgacttcatgcagtgCTGCGCAGGGTGACATCAAGTACCGCGAATGAAGAGCAAATTGCTTGGTATGCTTTCGAAACTCTCGCGGTATTTTTATGTCATGCTCCAAACGTTCTGCGCATCGCCACATGAACACATCTGTGAAGTGGAAATGCGCGAAGTTATTAGACGACATGCAGAGGTGAGAGACAGAGGGAGCAAGATGCCAACAAAATAACACGTAACATCATTATAAGGATCTAAGTGTCCGAGTCAGGAAAACTGTAAAGGAGAGAACATGTAAAGGATAAATGTATGTCCAGCCGTGACActcataataaaacattttaaaaatgaaccTCACGAAATGTTAATGCGGAAGAATTTAATAGATGAAATTAACTTAACAATAGTTACATCAATGCTACAAAATGGATCAATTAAAAGTCATTTGTGCGTTGCTTTTGTTTTCATGTTACATGACTAGATTCCGAGTTCtacattaccataaagttgacaTGCGGCGTTTGGTTGCAACCTTTATTTTGCATGTTTGTGCTTTATTTGTTTCATAAAAATTTTACAATGCAACAATACTGTGAACAAACAGTCGttataaataacaaatataatttgaagtaaagttaatacaataaagaaaaaggagaaaaaaacaattaaatactaaaaataagaaattcaccaaaaattaaaaagaatAAGGAGGATATACAATACAATCCTTTCAAAGGGAAGAATTTAAGGCATTGTATTCCACAGTCCTGCTAGCTTTACGACTTGAACGTCCTATGTTTCAAAATAAATCTTCATTCGAACCTTAAATTGGGTAATACTGGGCTTAAACCGAGCCCACTTGCATTAATGAATGCAAAACTTACCATATAAAATAATACGTTAAAAAAAGACAATTAAATAAGTTTTTCCaagaaggctgcagcctccggaagtcgcatatgcaggctgcatacatcaagcctgttttaattaggttaactgagcattacattcaagTCATACGGATATAACAACAATTTGCTTTTAAttaactttaactttattaaaatagaATCAACTTTattaatattctaaaataaggCAGTCTTTATGAGGTATGCAGCctgcaaatgcgacctccggaggctgcagccttcagattcAAAGAAAAGCCGCTCCTTTTGGAGCTTGAGCTCGCCAACGGGGAATCCGTGACAGGGCAGCAGACCAATGAGGCATGCGTAGCAGTGAATGAATCAATCAAAAGTATGAGAATCAACCTCTCACAGAGATTCAGAGCATCTTCCACAAGAAAATGCGCACCACTTACAGTACAGCAATAAATAGTGTAATacaatattacagtaatataacTTGAAGACAAATTACAGTTTGCACataaactaaatgttttttagACCTCCCAAAGTGATCatacagtaggctactgtattATATAGTAgaatttctttgttttattttatacttGATATGTAAGTTTATTTAGgttaagtttaagtttactgtTTATTGTGTACTGTTTGGTTATTTTATATACAAAGAGTTGCAATGAGCTGTACGTCACCGTTCTGGAGAGTAAATTGGAGAAAAAAATGGTTTTGTCGCCACCTGGTGATCCTCCGGTTAGCTGATGTTTGTGAAAAGTGTTTGCTGTATTGTAATTACAGTAGTATACTAaacgaatatatatataatgtatatggTTGCCATGCAAGggcaatgaaataaaaatatatttgcattcATGTTTTATTGACTTATTTTGCATTAATTACAATTATAAATTACTGGAAAGCACAAACCATTAATTTATAACTAGTTAAATACTCTTGCTTTCATATGCTGACAAAACACTCGATGATACTTATTGTCTTTCTAGCACCACTACAAATGTCTTTTTATGTTTGCTTGACTTTAACTATAAAGTGCACAGAGCTGCGCAAAGACTGTAGCAATAAAAGAGGAAGTTCAAGAAGTCAAAGATCTCGACTTCATCTGGGACCTGAGATTCTCATTTGCAGAGCTTTAAACAAAACCGCTTCAATGATTGCAATGAACATTGCATTTTAATCACAATATAATGCTTTTATTAAAAGATTGTATGCAAAATCACTCAGATTAATTAATGGCATCAATTTTGTCAGctcaataaataaacaaagtttattgaaattacattttaaagtatgGCAAATTACCAGCTACCACATTGTAATCCATCACTGGTGACTCCtgtaatgtatacatgtatatattaggtatatataaatatatatattataatatttatgttATGGCTTGGAATTTTAACATTGGTTTATAGAAATTATTCATAATTTCAAAGCTGCATAGAAAAATTAATTTTCACAT from Paramisgurnus dabryanus chromosome 8, PD_genome_1.1, whole genome shotgun sequence includes:
- the igflr1 gene encoding IGF-like family receptor 1, with the protein product MTSDICVDGTYFDLTEHTCEPCKHKYESKKGLEFTSNCGQDDHGNQVDYIYQNCRKGTFNDGSFEKCQQCTQCSYETLSPCNSESNAVCCQEWEVVKDGRCAVRPVTTTVTTTVITTTSRNNSTHVSFTEPSTTLTPPRVINETALFVCVGLLSVLTLLCMLFILRRRTRRSNREQNSNGEIREILPYENFPQNVIYTPIYENKNTDWSQPVTGSSSKLLAPEIQNAPLNTVLNNLDVLEELVLLLDPDITGAKNTRHLAAQCSFSFAWINYAYLMKDHKSPLVAVLEGVVAKNPEWTVADFAKLLTAIGRNDAVEILTKLPAIVV